A window of the Fusarium poae strain DAOMC 252244 chromosome 3, whole genome shotgun sequence genome harbors these coding sequences:
- the PPS1 gene encoding tyrosine/serine/threonine protein phosphatase pps1 (TransMembrane:6 (i48-68o80-97i118-140o146-168i180-198o210-232i)~BUSCO:47577at5125) yields the protein MSRRSNTMSGSNGNTKDAMSSNSPAIDKQKTLLSADVGHFSLVRAMHLADLITLMNGACGVMSIFSSLRYALGDPKDFDNLWLALFFLPFGLFFDFFDGKVARWRKKSSLMGQELDSLADLISFGVAPAMVAFTLGFRSVADTAGLTFFVLCGLTRLARFNVTVAVLPKDDTGKSKYFEGTPIPTSLGMDAIMAYWLSQRWVHDNLPFGVWFQGSALEFHPAVLLFMIHGCLMTSKTIRIPKP from the exons ATGTCTAGAAGGAGCAACACCATGTCGGGATCTAACGGCAACACCAAGGACGCCATGTCATCCAACAGCCCAG CCATTGACAAGCAAAAGACTCTTCTTTCCGCCGATGTTGGACATTTTTCTCTGGTGCGCGCCATGCACCTTGCCGACTTGATTACCCTCATGAACG GCGCATGCGGTGTCATGTCCATCTTCTCTTCGCTACGATACGCACTCGGTGATCCCAAGGATTTCGATAACCTCTGGCTTGCTCTCTTTTTCCTGCCTTTCGGTCTTTTCTTCGACTTCTTCGATGGCAAGGTTGCTCgatggaggaagaagagcagTCTGATGGGCCAAGAGCTGGATTCCCTTGCTGATTTG ATTTCATTCGGTGTCGCCCCCGCTATGGTCGCCTTCACCCTTGGTTTCCGTTCCGTTGCCGATACTGCTGGTCTTACCTTCTTCGTTCTGTGTGGCCTCACTCGCCTTGCTCGCTTCAACGTCACTGTCGCTGTCTTGCCCAAGGATGATACCGGCAAGAGCAAGTACTTTGAGGGAACTCCCATTCCCACTTCGCTGGGTATGGATGCCATCATGGCCTACTGGCTTTCTCAGCGCTGGGTTCACGACAACCTCCCCTTCGGTGTCTGGTTTCAGGGTTCCGCCCTCGAGTTTCATCCTGCTGTCCTCCTGTTCATGATCCACGGCTGCCTCATGACCAGCAAGACTATCCGCATTCCCAAGCCCTAA
- a CDS encoding hypothetical protein (TransMembrane:1 (i56-74o)~BUSCO:9059at5125): MGKSTLRRRNVQDTTNNDSADAGNTSREDSPAAEPTTHVRVVQHAVPRTRKRRNTFVFFLGSLFGIIAAGFFASSNDLIDLPEFTDLSMDNLMDALPAGLVKDMRDLVQGERDIAESYEPFSVGEKARSEGLGVHHPMIMIPGVISTGLESWGTANISKPYFRKRLWGSWTMMKALVMDKEVWKKHVMLDKRTGLDPPNVKLRAAQGFDATDFFITGYWIWSKIFENLASIGYDPTNSFTAAYDWRLSYPNLEVRDRYFTRLKSHIEVAVATEDKKVVLASHSMGSQVLYYFFHWVQSERGGRGGPDWVERHVEAWINISGCMLGAVKDLTAVLSGEMRDTAQLNPFAIYGLEKFLSKEERAEIFRGMPGISSMLPIGGNSVWGNLTWAPDDRPGQNRSYGSLLNFRVGSNWTTPDRNFTVEEGVSYLLNTTEDWYQDQIKGSYSRGIAHSIDEVEANEHDPKKWINPLETRLPLAPSLKIYCFYGVGKPTERGYFYKPPDQPSLTNLNITIDTGYTEGDVDHGVVMGEGDGTVNLLSTGYMCNHGWNMKRYNPAGVKVTVVEMPHEPERFNPRGGPRTADHVDILGRYNLNELLLRVASGKGDTITNYVVSNIKEYASRVQIYDDEETS, from the coding sequence ATGGGAAAGTCCACTTTGCGACGCCGGAATGTCCAAGATACGACAAATAACGACAGCGCCGATGCTGGGAACACTTCAAGGGAAGACAGCCCAGCGGCTGAGCCGACCACACACGTTCGAGTTGTTCAACATGCCGTGCCCAGGACCCGGAAACGCCGCAATACAttcgtcttcttccttgGTAGTTTGTTTGGAATTATAGCCGCTGGGTTTTTCGCTTCCAGCAATGATCTTATCGACCTCCCCGAGTTCACCGACTTGTCCATGGACAACTTAATGGATGCTCTGCCTGCTGGCTTGGTGAAGGACATGCGTGACCTTGTCCAGGGTGAGCGGGATATTGCCGAATCGTACGAGCCATTCTCTGTTGGCGAAAAGGCTCGATCAGAGGGTCTAGGAGTCCACCATCCTATGATCATGATACCTGGTGTCATCTCAACGGGACTTGAGTCTTGGGGTACGGCTAATATCTCGAAACCCTACTTCAGAAAGCGACTTTGGGGCAGTTGGACAATGATGAAAGCTTTGGTCATGGACAAGGAAGTTTGGAAGAAGCATGTCATGCTCGACAAGAGGACAGGTCTTGATCCGCCCAACGTAAAGCTGAGGGCTGCCCAGGGTTTCGATGCTACCGATTTTTTCATCACGGGATATTGGATCTGGAGCAAAATCTTCGAGAATCTCGCATCCATCGGTTATGACCCAACAAACTCGTTCACGGCCGCTTACGATTGGCGCTTGTCGTATCCCAACCTTGAGGTACGGGACCGCTACTTTACTCGGCTAAAATCGCATATCGAAGTTGCGGTGGCTACTGAGGACAAGAAAGTTGTTCTCGCATCTCACAGCATGGGGAGCCAGGTCCTTTACTATTTTTTCCATTGGGTGCAATCAGAAAGAGGCGGGCGCGGTGGACCTGACTGGGTTGAGCGTCACGTTGAGGCCTGGATCAACATCAGTGGATGCATGCTTGGAGCAGTCAAAGACTTGACTGCTGTGCTCTCTGGCGAGATGCGCGACACAGCTCAACTGAACCCATTCGCTATTTACGGACTGGAAAAGTTCTTGAGCAAAGAAGAGAGAGCCGAGATCTTCCGCGGCATGCCTGGGATATCCTCCATGCTGCCCATAGGCGGAAACTCTGTATGGGGTAACTTGACCTGGGCTCCAGACGACAGGCCAGGCCAGAACCGTTCATACGGATCACTCTTAAATTTCAGGGTCGGTTCGAACTGGACAACGCCTGATCGCAACTTTACCGTCGAGGAAGGCGTGTCCTATTTGCTCAACACAACTGAGGACTGGTATCAAGATCAGATCAAGGGCAGTTACTCTCGGGGTATTGCTCATTCCATAGATGAGGTCGAGGCCAATGAACATGATCCCAAGAAGTGGATCAATCCTCTCGAAACGCGGTTACCACTTGCTCCTAGCCTCAAGATCTATTGCTTTTATGGTGTTGGCAAACCGACTGAGCGAGGGTACTTCTATAAACCACCGGATCAGCCATCATTGACCAACCTCAACATTACAATAGATACAGGCTATACAGAAGGAGACGTGGATCACGGCGTTGTCATGGGCGAGGGAGATGGCACCGTGAACCTTCTCAGTACAGGTTACATGTGTAATCATGGCTGGAATATGAAACGCTACAACCCAGCAGGCGTCAAGGTTACAGTCGTTGAAATGCCTCACGAGCCGGAACGCTTCAATCCTCGAGGAGGACCTCGTACGGCCGACCACGTTGACATCTTGGGGCGATACAACCTGAACGAGTTATTGCTACGGGTAGCGAGCGGTAAAGGTGACACAATCACCAACTATGTTGTGAGCAACATCAAAGAGTATGCATCCAGGGTTCAGATTTacgacgatgaggagacTTCGTAG
- a CDS encoding hypothetical protein (BUSCO:50650at5125), with translation MATTKPENLPGELRYVQYEHALEAQYLPAIRALISKDLSEPYSIYVYRYFLCQWAHLCFMALNPVDSSLIGVIVCKLEVHASHSNPTRRGYIAMLAVASDFRGHGIATTLVKKAIDAMTKRNADEIVLETEETNVAAMRLYEQLGFLRTKKLHRYYLNGNSAYRLVLPLKYIDLDAGPNDLKIIDV, from the exons ATGGCCACTACCAAACCCGAGAATCTCCCTGGCGAACTACGTTACGTCCAATACGAACATGCTCTCGAAGCTCAATATTTACCCGCGATCCGGGCCTTGATCTCAAAGGACTTGAGTGAGCCTTACAGCATATATGTGTACCGTTATTTTCTTTGCCAGTGGGCACATCTCTGCTTCATG GCACTAAACCCAGTCGACTCGTCCCTCATTGGTGTTATTGTGTGCAAGCTGGAAGTCCATGCCTCACACTCCAACCCCACTCGTAGAGGTTATATCGCTATGTTGGCTGTTGCCTCCGACTTCCGTGGCCATGGCATTGCTACAACCCTTGTCAAAAAGGCCATTGATGCCATGACAAAACGCAATGCCGATGAAATTGTCCTTGAGACTGAGGAGACAAACGTTGCCGCCATGCGACTATACGAGCAGCTTGGTTTCCTGCGCACTAAGAAACTGCACCGCTACTACCTCAATGGGAACAGCGCATATCGGCTTGTTCTGCCTCTCAAATACATTGATCTCGACGCTGGACCAAACGACCTTAAGATTATTGACGTCTAA
- a CDS encoding hypothetical protein (TransMembrane:14 (i296-315o335-353i365-386o392-417i429-448o460-480i500-518o530-547i567-587o599-619i631-650o656-675i696-715o735-757i)), whose protein sequence is MEPLRGVSRQDSEKSEARRQTNRSNAAIQHVTDTMIAVTESFRHHYQQQHGGYSPAAPAPTYTNPNSYYQPRSYAYSNNRSNSNSRSHARSPSSVSEVSQGLLDMDIVSQMTVSDVAPVSPPRNNYMSTILVSGRHSNAETESLLHRELEPEMIETSARMPEDLIRLATPNLPPRLDTPHTPHHRFSVPITLADSQSVVPPASNAGLHPASFSANRGGLVQATRGFEALRSTTQHHQYMVLRPDMGTRELPLGTVTHIRAGSDPYSASSATQGLRRKPLNEGARQIVFNHPCNESLFVAVICMAQLLTYASLAQTLTSARRIGESFFEPERTTHLAWFTSAYMLSYAATILLGNRIGNVCGQRQAFVAGYFWFALWSLFTGLSMYVHSSGGAVFFCICRAMQGIGPALIIPNGYGLLLRAYPPGPRKMVAMGLFDASAPCGFVVGSVMTGLFAKYASWPWAFYCLAAVCTALGISSMLVVPAKRVLVHNLEGNLWKRLDVFGSVTVISALVLFSVGWNQIPILGWDIPEAYILIFTGLLLIPLFNYFESQASHPLVPFKQIHLTAGITLGFVTAASAAFGIWVWYFAQFMEVLRGWGPLLTSAGLVPILVIGVVVGFACWPFANRDFTAQLAMVSASIAILISSALMATAPAKQEYWANSFVSAIFMGVGMVLMIPSASTVLGRDVPEGQLGLASSLANMAAAFSFSVGLGMAGAVEMGKKNNKNPLEGYRDAQYFGLGLGGLAFILALGLLCASLVRCRRD, encoded by the coding sequence ATGGAACCACTACGAGGCGTATCACGACAAGACTCTGAGAAGTCTGAGGCTCGTCGACAAACCAATCGTTCCAATGCTGCCATCCAACATGTCACGGATACAATGATTGCCGTTACCGAATCTTTTCGCCATCAttaccaacaacaacatggcGGTTACTCCCcagcagctccagctccCACTTATACGAACCCCAACTCTTATTACCAGCCACGCAGCTATGCCTACTCCAACAATCGCTCCAATTCTAATTCTCGCTCCCACGCTCGAAGCCCATCAAGCGTGAGTGAAGTCTCTCAGGGACTTTTGGACATGGACATAGTGAGCCAGATGACTGTCTCGGACGTGGCACCCGTTTCACCTCCTCGAAACAATTACATGTCTACCATACTTGTGTCAGGACGGCATTCGAATGCCGAAACGGAATCTCTTCTTCACCGAGAGCTAGAGCCTGAGATGATTGAAACTTCTGCTCGCATGCCTGAAGACTTAATTCGACTCGCAACACCAAATTTACCACCACGACTAGACACTCCACATACACCACATCACCGATTTAGCGTTCCTATAACTCTCGCGGATTCTCAATCTGTCGTACCCCCAGCTTCAAATGCAGGTCTACATCCAGCGAGCTTTTCAGCCAACCGCGGCGGACTGGTTCAAGCTACGAGAGGTTTCGAAGCTTTAAGATCGACGACACAGCATCATCAATACATGGTTCTCAGACCTGACATGGGTACTCGGGAGCTACCACTAGGCACAGTTACACATATACGCGCAGGCTCTGATCCATATTCGGCTTCATCTGCTACCCAGGGTCTGCGCAGGAAACCTCTCAACGAAGGAGCCAGACAGATTGTGTTTAATCACCCCTGCAACGAGAGCCTCTTTGTTGCTGTCATCTGCATGGCACAGCTCCTGACATATGCCAGCCTCGCGCAAACTTTGACATCGGCACGCCGAATTGGCGAATCATTCTTTGAACCAGAGCGTACGACACACCTTGCGTGGTTTACTTCAGCATATATGCTGAGTTATGCTGCAACAATCCTTCTGGGAAATCGGATCGGAAACGTATGTGGACAGAGACAAGCCTTTGTCGCCGGTTATTTTTGGTTTGCGCTTTGGAGTCTTTTTACTGGTCTAAGCATGTATGTGCACAGTTCTGGAGGAGCTGTCTTCTTCTGTATTTGTCGTGCAATGCAGGGCATCGGCCCAGCACTTATTATTCCCAATGGCTATGGATTGCTGTTAAGGGCCTATCCGCCCGGACCTCGTAAGATGGTTGCTATGGGTCTGTTCGATGCCTCTGCTCCTTGTGGATTCGTCGTTGGTTCTGTCATGACAGGGCTTTTCGCCAAATACGCGTCCTGGCCATGGGCCTTCTACTGCTTAGCTGCAGTTTGCACGGCCCTCGGTATCTCAAGCATGCTTGTGGTTCCCGCCAAGAGAGTTTTGGTTCATAATCTCGAAGGCAACCTTTGGAAACGCCTGGATGTATTTGGGTCTGTAACTGTCATATCTGCGTTGGTTCTTTTCAGTGTTGGCTGGAACCAAATACCCATCTTAGGATGGGACATCCCGGAAGCATACATCTTGATTTTTACAGGGTTATTGCTTATCCCGTTGTTCAATTATTTCGAGTCTCAAGCTAGCCATCCTCTGGTACCATTCAAGCAAATTCACCTCACTGCTGGCATTACACTTGGCTTTGTGACTGCCGCTTCGGCAGCGTTTGGGATTTGGGTCTGGTATTTTGCCCAGTTTATGGAAGTTTTGAGAGGATGGGGGCCTCTACTCACGAGCGCTGGTCTTGTACCAATACTAGTAATCGGCGTTGTCGTTGGCTTTGCTTGTTGGCCTTTTGCAAATCGTGATTTCACTGCCCAGCTTGCTATGGTGAGTGCTTCAATAGCAATCTTGATCAGTTCCGCTTTGATGGCTACAGCTCCAGCAAAACAGGAGTATTGGGCAAATTCGTTTGTCAGTGCTATCTTTATGGGAGTTGGTATGGTCTTGATGATCCCCTCCGCTTCAACAGTGCTTGGGCGAGATGTTCCCGAAGGACAGTTGGGACTTGCAAGTAGTCTTGCCAACATGGCGGCAgcattttctttttctgttGGACTTGGTATGGCAGGAGCTGTAGAGATGGGAAAGAAAAACAATAAGAATCCTTTGGAAGGGTATCGCGACGCACAGTATTTTGGTCTCGGACTTGGAGGGTTGGCCTTTATCCTGGCACTGGGTCTACTTTGCGCGTCATTGGTTCGGTGTCGCAGGGATTGA
- a CDS encoding hypothetical protein (BUSCO:28262at5125), with amino-acid sequence MADFEKTSSPHEEDGEQLWNDLDKCVSSKCDSHETIDDALRNWIDLTNRLRDCYHETQDEVVTCARILLASNLFRDNKDYVRTQIIYSLLQEDETGPLHAIVCLLLLDGCQDDTMFPRMVNEACFPRLLELINGRRDQGQDPRLHRLLLQLMYEMSRMERLRVDDLTMVDDDFVHYLFALIEELSDDAHDPYHYPTIRVLLVLNEQYMLASTDVKDPSAPKSRLTNRIVKCLSLHGASFRTFGENIILLLNRETETSLQLLILKLLYLLFTNKATYEYFYTNDLRVLLDVIIRNLMDLPDEKISLRHTYLRVLYPLLAHTQLSQPPHYKQDEILRVLNILRGSQNVHFAPADDTTLRLVDRVSKVKWIEEAQSPTVVSGEAEVARRFLGISLSRSQTASSVSVSDVAAVKEKPGVQTPSRSGEGADAGESEVEEGVAMAPRPKKPLPEVPKHRHGVPFAQKFVNGGQKKTPPQAPPPRRWGRMKTVERPPADPVPEQEA; translated from the exons ATGGCAGATTTCGAAAAAACTTCTTCCCCTCATGAGGAGGATGGGGAGCAGCTTTGGAATG ATCTAGATAAATGCGTCTCAAGCAAATGCGATTCCCACGAAACGATCGACGATGCTCTGCGCAACTGGATAGATTTGACTAACCGCCTGCGTGACTGTTATCACGAAACACAGGACGAGGTCGTCACTTGCGCGCGGATCCTTCTCGCCAGCAATTTGTTCCGGGATAACAAGGATTATGTTCGCACCCAGATCATCTATAGTCTGCTGCAGGAAGACGAGACAGGACCGTTGCATGCCATAGTTTGTCTGCTCCTGCTCGACGGCTGCCAAGATGACACCATGTTTCCTCGCATGGTGAATGAGGCTTGCTTCCCTCGACTGTTGGAGCTTATCAATGGTCGCCGAGACCAGGGCCAGGATCCACGGCTGCACCGACTCCTTTTGCAACTAATGTACGAGATGTCACGTATGGAACGACTACGAGTTGACGATTTGACCATGGTAGACGACGATTTCGTTCACTACCTTTTTGCCCTGATTGAGGAGCTGTCTGATGATGCCCATGACCCTTACCATTACCCTACCATTCGAGTCCTG CTTGTTCTAAACGAACAATATATGCTTGCTTCCACCGATGTCAAGGACCCATCTGCTCCGAAGTCACGGCTGACAAACAGAATTGTTAAATGCCTGAGTCTTCATGGTGCTTCATTTCGAACGTTTGGCGAAAATATCATCCTGCTGCTGAACCGAGAAACCGAGACCTCTCTACAGCTGCTCATTCTGAAGCTTCTGTATCTGTTATTCACAAACAAAGCGACATACGAATACTTCTATACGAACGATTTACGAGTACTTCTGGATGTCATTATCAGGAACCTGATGGACCTGCCGGATGAAAAGATATCCTTGAGACATACCTACCTGCGGGTGCTTTATCCGCTATTGGCCCATACACAACTTAGCCAGCCGCCGCATTATAAGCAGGATGAGATTCTTCGCGTACTTAATATTCTCCGAGGATCTCAAAATGTGCACTTTGCACCTGCAGATGATACAACACTTCGTCTGGTTGATCGTGTATCCAAGGTCAAGTGGATTGAAGAAGCGCAATCACCCACAGTAGTGTCGGGTGAAGCCGAAGTTGCTCGCAGATTTTTGGGTATCAGCCTGTCGCGATCGCAAACCGCGAGTAGTGTCAGTGTGAGCGACGTCGCGGCAGTTAAGGAGAAGCCGGGAGTGCAAACACCGAGCCGATCAGGCGAAGGGGCCGATGCTGGTGAATCGGAAGTAGAAGAGGGCGTCGCAATGGCCCCAAGGCCCAAGAAACCGCTGCCAGAAGTTCCCAAGCATCGCCATGGTGTACCTTTTGCACAAAAGTTTGTCAACGGTGGACAGAAGAAGACGCCTCCCCAGGCGCCACCACCGCGCCGATGGGGACGGATGAAGACGGTTGAGAGGCCTCCTGCAGACCCAGTTCCAGAGCAGGAGGCGTGA
- a CDS encoding hypothetical protein (BUSCO:58076at5125) — MSFRGGSRGRGGSGFGGRGGGRGGFQQRDMGPPAQILEMGKFMHACEGEMVCESINPKVPHFNAQIFLENKTAVGKVDEVLGPINQVFFTIKPTEGIQATSFKEGDKFYIGSEKLLPLDKFLPKPKPPPGAPKPKRAGGGRGGARGGRGGFGARGGGRGGFGGGRGGAGGFSRGGGRGGSSFGGRGGRGGSGGFSRGGGGGGGFGGGGRGRGGFSRGGR; from the exons ATGTCTTTCCGAGGAGGTTCGCGAGGCCGTGGCGGTAGTGGATTTGGAGGACGCGGCGGTG GCCGCGGTGGTTTCCAGCAGCGAGACATGGGCCCTCCTGCTCAGATCCTTG AAATGGGCAAGTTCATGCACGCCTGCGAAGGCGAGATGGTCTGCGAGTCCATCAACCCCAAGGTCCCCCACTTCAACGCCCAGATCTTCCTCGAGAACAAGACGGCTGTcggcaaggtcgacgagGTCCTCGGCCCCATCAACCAGGTCTTCTTCACCATCAAGCCCACCGAGGGCATCCAGGCCACCTCTTTCAAGGAGGGCGACAAGTTCTACATCGGCTCCGAGAAGCTCCTGCCCCTCGACAAGTTCCTTCCCAAGCCTAAGCCCCCGCCTGGTGCTCCTAAGCCTAAGCGCGCTGGCGGCGGTCGTGGCGGTGCCCGTGGTGGACGCGGCGGCTTCGGTGCTCGCGGTGGCGGCCGTGGTGGTTTCGGCGGCGGTCGTGGCGGCGCTGGCGGTTTCTCGCGCGGTGGTGGCCGTGGTGGAAGCAGTTTCGGTGGCCGTGGAGGTCGCGGTGGCAGCGGTGGTTTCTCACGAggtggcggcggcggaggaggctttggtggtggtggtcgtGGACGTGGTGGTTTCAGCCGTGGAGGCCGATAA
- a CDS encoding hypothetical protein (BUSCO:4827at5125) has protein sequence MDLPSSHSQSQPSSFPQQPSYTYSHEQDSYPESSPAAAANNAHTYSSPQYDDDYHLSNSIHAPQPQSRQPGRFTEEWGAAQRGPSLLFDQSTDVANMQRSNSVHSYVSGDDQQLPGRQNTLKKKNSVRRNGSMKRSSSRRSMRAGSVKSLALQSSSDHDEGHSAFYCPVPTSGNPTETLSNRFQNWRKVLKDLIAYFREIQTHYEHRAKSLLKLANVSNNITTPPGFLQSAGIDDALQFLRDYNKNAILEANKAKDIEEDVILALTGLRSDLQQKIKEIKNLSGDFKNSVDKEMDHTRKAVKTLSDILGRNELDESTTTGKQDPYLLRLAVDRQVERQLDEENYLHQAYLNLENSGRELEAIVVGEIQKAYNAYAGILKREADNSYNLIGELREGPIAMPKDHEWMHFVTHDDKFVDPSIPLRTPDQIHYPGQDHEAAQEIRAGLLERKSKYLKSYTAGWYVLSATHLHEFKTADKAQAPVMSLYLPEQKVGSHSNEGGSSNKFILKGRQTGGMHRGHTWVFRAESHDTMMAWYEDIKALTEKTAEERSQFVRSHSRSLSRSSRRSVSSDGLVDDEDEEPFTADTESFTNPGLRQHEATPRRSQAGGRFPSDIQVNKQRGLQAPHSPSSLSSGFQDNKDPVVPPIVTGGLSGPAAGESQSTRDYGTVHQTPLDEMPSAAAIASQKAHYDGVNPYTSEPVNQSPAGPTSFNQQQQYEPQYEQQQQHPVQLSEYVQNHNQTFLPVMIPQGKDERNDDFSNNEQPHYDEQPNNYIMEPREEPDGRGAMSGNVHPTSDYPQASYEPQPSYDQEHNYGHNNGSANGGTKVNNYTLTTVGEGFPRLDGGATREIQPSTRKAESVYTERDSVLLQTDDEDETSMPTRPSVNNRTESHNTISNLHIPGGYPKSSYAT, from the exons ATGGATCTACCTTCTTCTCACTCCCAATCTCAACCTTCGTCATTTCCCCAACAGCCATCTTATACATACTCACACGAGCAAGATTCTTATCCAGAATCATCACCTGCAGCCGCCGCCAACAACGCACACACATACTCAAGTCCCCAATACGACGACGATTACCACCTCTCAAACTCGATTCACGCACCGCAGCCGCAGTCGCGACAGCCAGGTCGTTTCACCGAGGAATGGGGTGCAGCACAGCGAGGTCCTTCTTTACTATTTGATCAATCCACCGACGTCGCAAACATGCAGCGTAGCAACTCGGTACATAGCTACGTTAGTGGCGATGACCAGCAGCTTCCGGGTCGCCAGAACACtctcaagaaaaagaattcgGTACGCCGAAATGGAAGCATGAAGCGCAGTAGCAGCCGTCGCAGCATGAGAGCTGGTAGTGTCAAGAGCCTTGCTCTACAATCCTCCTCTGACCACGATGAGGGCCATAGTGCCTTTTACTGCCCGGTTCCTACTTCAGGCAACCCAACCGAAACACTTTCCAACCGTTTTCAAAACTGGAGAAAGGTGCTCAAGGATCTCATCGCATACTTCCGCGAGATTCAAACCCACTACGAACACCGCGCCAAGTCCCTTCTCAAGCTCGCCAATGTCTCCAACAACATTACCACCCCACCCGGCTTTCTTCAGTCAGCTGGCATAGATGACGCCCTCCAATTCCTTCGGGACTATAACAAGAACGCCATCCTCGAAGccaacaaggccaaggacaTTGAAGAAGATGTAATTCTTGCGCTCACTGGTTTACGAAGTGACCTTCAACAAAAAATCAAAGAGATCAAGAACCTTTCAGGCGATTTCAAAAATTCGGTCGATAAGGAGATGGATCACACTCGCAAGGCTGTCAAGACTCTCAGTGATATCTTGGGGCGAAACGAGTTGGATGAATCTACCACAACTGGCAAGCAAGACCCATACCTGTTGCGTCTCGCTGTCGACCGCCAAGTTGAGCGTCAATTGGATGAGGAGAACTATCTGCACCAGGCTTACCTCAACTTGGAAAACTCGGGACGAGAGCTAGAGGCGATTGTCGTCGGCGAGATACAAAAGGCTTATAATGCTTACGCCGGCATTCTCAAGCGGGAGGCCGACAACTCTTATAACCTTATTGGCGAATTGCGAGAAGGTCCCATTGCCATGCCTAAGGACCATGAATGGATGCACTTTGTGACCCACGATGACAAGTTTGTGGACCCGAGCATTCCACTCAGGACTCCGGACCAGATTCACTACCCCGGACAGGACCACGAGGCAGCCCAGGAGATTCGAGCCGGATTGTTGGAGCGTAAGAGCAAATACCTAAAGAGCTACACAGCCGGCTG GTATGTACTTTCCGCTACGCATCTTCACGAGTTCAAGACCGCGGATAAAGCCCAAGCCCCGGTCATGTCACTTTATCTTCCAGAACAGAAAGTAGGATCGCACTCCAACGAAGGTGGCTCATCAAACAAGTTCATCCTCAAGGGCCGCCAAACAGGCGGTATGCATCGTGGACATACCTGGGTATTCCGTGCCGAGAGCCACGATACTATGATGGCTTGGTATGAGGATATCAAGGCCCTTACGGAGAAGACCGCCGAAGAGCGAAGCCAATTCGTACGCAGCCATTCGAGAAGCCTCAGCCGATCTTCCCGACGATCAGTTAGTAGCGATGGACTGGTcgatgacgaagacgaggagCCTTTCACGGCTGATACCGAATCATTCACCAACCCGGGATTGAGGCAACACGAAGCGACCCCCCGGCGATCTCAAGCAGGTGGGCGGTTCCCATCTGATATCCAAGTCAATAAACAACGTGGCTTACAGGCCCCTCATTCGCCTTCTAGTTTAAGCTCTGGCTTCCAGGACAATAAGGACCCCGTGGTACCTCCGATTGTCACGGGTGGTCTTTCTGGTCCAGCCGCTGGAGAATCGCAGTCGACTCGGGACTACGGTACTGTTCACCAGACCCCCTTGGATGAGATGCCCTCTGCTGCTGCCATCGCGAGCCAAAAGGCTCACTACGACGGTGTTAACCCTTATACAAGTGAGCCAGTTAATCAGTCTCCTGCTGGGCCGACTTCCTTcaaccaacagcagcaataTGAACCGCAGTAtgaacagcagcagcaacatccCGTTCAACTGTCGGAGTATGTTCAGAATCATAACCAAACTTTTCTTCCAGTTATGATTCCTCAGGGTAAGGACGAGCGCAACGACGATTTTTCCAACAATGAACAGCCTCATTACGATGAACAGCCTAACAACTACATCATGGAGCCACGAGAGGAACCAGATGGCAGAGGTGCCATGAGCGGGAATGTTCATCCGACATCAGACTATCCGCAGGCTTCATACGAGCCACAACCTTCGTATGACCAAGAGCACAACTATGGTCATAACAACGGCAGTGCTAATGGCGGCACCAAAGTCAACAACTACACTTTGACAACAGTGGGAGAGGGTTTTCCTAGACTTGATGGTGGCGCTACCCGTGAAATTCAGCCATCAACTCGAAAGGCTGAATCAGTGTACACCGAGCGTGACTCAGTTTTGCTCCAGAcagacgatgaagacgagacCTCTATGCCTACACGACCGTCGGTTAATAACCGTACCGAGAGCCATAACACAATCTCAAACTTGCACATTCCTGGCGGATACCCAAAGAGCAGTTATGCAACATAA